The Cryptococcus deuterogattii R265 chromosome 3, complete sequence genome has a segment encoding these proteins:
- a CDS encoding microtubule binding protein — MVRSKFKDEHPFDKRKAEAERIRQKYQDRIPVICEKAEKSDIPTIDKKKYLVPADLTVGQFVYVIRKRIKLAPEKAIFIFVDDILPPTAALMSSIYDEHKDEDGFLYVLYASENTFGDLEQYAIAE; from the exons ATGGTCCGAAGCAAGTTTAAGGACGAGCACCCCTTTG ACAAACGAAAGGCCGAAGCGGAGAGGATCAGACAAAAGTATCAGGACAGGATTCCC GTCATTTGtgagaaggctgagaagagtgATATCCCAACGATTGATAAGAAGAAGTATCTCGTACCAGCC GATCTCACTGTCGGGCAGTTCGTTTATGTCATCAG GAAACGGATCAAGCTCGCGCCTGAAAAGgccattttcatctttgtTGACgatatccttcctccaacaGCGGCGCTTATGAGTTCAATCTATGATGAGCACAA GGACGAAGATG GTTTCCTTTACGTCCTCTACGCTTCTGAGAACACCTTTGGCGACCTCGAACAGTACGCTATCGCCGAGTAA